The genomic window CGAGATGCTGCAGGGCATGGAGCGCTTCAACGGCGCCTTCATCTGCACCACCAACCTGCTCGACCGGCTCGACCAGGCGGCGCTCAGGCGCTTCACGTTCAAGATCAAGTTCATGCCGCTCACCGCCGCGCAGCGCGAGCGCATGTTCATTACCGAGGCACTGGCCGGTGATGCGGCATTGCTCACCGGAGAAATCAAGGCTCGCCTGGCGCAAATGAGGCAGCTGTGCCCGGGCGATTTTGCGGCCGTGAAACGGCAGACGGATATTCTGGCGGTCGACTTTTCGGCCGCCGAATTCCTGGACCAGCTCGAGGCCGAGCACCGCATCAAGCCCGAGGTGCGCGAATCGCGCGGCATCGGTTTTGTGCAGTAGACCGTTGCAGAACACGCCGCAGAACACAACCATCAAAAAGCGGCAAACAAGAAATACCGTCCGCGGCAGCGGACACGAGGAGGGGTTCGATGAATTCACTCGAAGCGAACGCGTGGGAGAAGCCGCGCGCCACCGTCCGCGCGCAAGCCGCATTCGCGCTGACCTTCGCCGCCTTCGTTCTGGCCGGTTGTGGAGGCGGCGGTGGTGGAGGAGGGGGGGCGGCGGGGGCTGCCGATCTTCCTGCCGCCCACCACCACGCCGCCCGCCAGGGGCGGCAATGACGACACCATCGTTGCCTCGTCCACCGTGGCCGGCCTGTGCGCGGCGCCGCGCACAGGCACCAACCCCGAGACCGGCACCGCCTACCCTGACAACGCCGGCACCCTCACCGATGAAAAACGCTGGGTGCGCGGCTGGATCGACGAAACCTATCTTTGGTATGGCGAGGTGCCGACCACCCTGAAGGCCGCCGACTACGCCACGCCGGTCGCCTACTTCAGCGTGCTCAAGAGCCCGGCCCTCACAGCCTCGGGCCGCGCGAAGGACCGCTTTCACTATGTGTACGACACCGAGCGGTACCGGCAGCTTTCAGAGGCCGGCGTGGCGCCGGGCTACGGCATGGAGTTCGCCTTCGTGCGCAACTCGCGGCCGCGCGACCTGCGTATTGCGTTCACCGAACCCGGTTCGCCCGCGGCCAATGCCGGCATTGCGCGCGGCGCAAAGGTGCTCGAGGTCGACGGTGTCGACGTGATAGCAGGCACCAACACCACCGTCATCAACCGCGGCATCTCACCCACCACCATCGGCGAATCGCACACCTTCAAGCTGCAGGAAGGCAGCACCACGCGCACCGTGACGCTGTCGGCCGCGAGCATCACGCGCACGCCGGTGCAGAACGTGAAGACCATCGACACCGGCAGCGGCCGCGTGGGCTACCTGCTCTTCAACGACCACATCACGACCTCCGAGGCGCAGCTCATCGATGCGGTCAACCAGATGAAGGCCGGCAGCGGCATCCAGGACCTCGTGCTCGACATTCGCTACAACGGCGGCGGCCAGCTCAACATCGCGAGCCGGCTGGCCACCATGGTGTCTTCGCCCACCGCCACCTCGGGCAAGACCTTCGAGCGCCTTGTCTTCAACGACAAGAACCCGTTCCACCTGACCCCGGCGCAAACGATCATTCCTTTCCACGCCAGGAGCCGCTCGGGCGCCGAGCTCCCCAGGCTCGGCCTTTCGCAGGTGACGGTGCTCGTCGGCCCCGACACCTGCTCGGCGAGCGAATCGGTCATCAACAGCCTGCGCGGGGTCGACGTCCAGGTCAACCTCGTCGGCGGCGCCACCTGCGGCAAGCCCTACGGCTTCTCGCCGCAAGACAACTGCGGCACGAGCTACTTCGCCATCCAGTTCCAGGGCGTCAACGCCAAGAACTTCGGCGACTATGGCGACGGCTTCGTGCCCAGCTGTACCGTGGCCGACGATTTCGACCATGCCCTTGGCGACCCGGCGGAGGCTCGGCTGGCCGCCGCGCTGGCAATGCGCAACGGCGGCGCATGTCCCGCATCGGCTTCGACCAAGACCCTGCCGGGGCTCGAGAAGTCCGAAGCCGCCGCCGAGCAGCCCTACCTGCTCCAGCGCACGCCGCTGCGCGAAATCCGCCTGCTCGATGCCGCGCCCGCCCCGGGCTGAGCGGGCTCGCGCCCTCGCGGTTACTGCTTGAAACCATCCCTTTTGCCGCTCTGGCGGCTCGCCCATTAGAGTTCAAGCAAACGTTTGCGCAATCGTTTGGCATTTAGTTCTACATGGCAAAACCAACTCAAAGGAGCCGGGATGAAGATTCGGATTCAGCGACGCAAATGGATGGCCGCGGCCCTTCTTGCCACGGTGCTGTCGGCCTGCGGCGGCGGCGGTGACAACAACGGCGGCATCGGGCTTGCCCCGGGGTACGGCGCAGCCCCGCCTCCCGCGCAGAAGATCATCATCGACAGCGACTACAACACCATGAGCGACGACGGCCAGCTCGGCGTCATGGCTGCCCAGCTGCAGGCCTCGGGCAAGGTGCAGGTCATGGGCATCAGCGTGGTCTCGGGCAACCAGTGGCTCAAGCAGGGCGTGGCCGATGCGCTGATGTCGGTGGAGCGCCTTGGCGTGGGCGACCGCATCGGCGTTTACGCCGGCGCGAACTACGCGTTCAACCACGACTACGCGACCATCGAAGCCGAAATGGCTGCTGGCGCCGGAGGCGACGGCTACCTGGGCGCATGGAGCGGCCCCGAGCCCAAGACCGATGCCGACCTGAAACCCTCGCCCGACGGATTTGCGACCCGCACCGTGCTGCAGCGCAAGAGCGCGGTCGACTTCATCGTCGATACGGTGAAGGCCAACCCCAACGAGATCACCATCCTCGCCATCGGCCCGCTCACCAACATTGCACTCGCGGTCAAGCAGAACCCCGAAATCGTGCCGCTCATCAAGAAGATCATCTACATGGGCGGCGCCATCGACGTGGCGGGCAACACCACCAAGTTTGCCGAGTTCAACTGGTGGTTCGACCCCGAGGCCGCGCAGTTCGTGGTGCGACTGCCGATTCCGCAGGTGGTGGTGCCGCTCGACGTGACCGACACCGTGTTTCTCACCAAGCCCATCTACGACCGCATCGCGCACCCGGCCAAGCCGACCGCCGTGACCGAGGTGTTCAGGCAGCTCAACGGCTACGGCTTCAGCGGCACCAACGGCTTCGAGAACAACCCCAGCTACACGCAGAACATCTGGGACACGCTCACGCTCGCCTACCTCATCGACCCGAGCTACGCCACGCAAACGGTGGAGCGCTATGTCGACGTGGTCGCCCAACCGGGCGCCGCCGAAAACGGCCGCTCCATCGGTTACAGCGCGCAGCCCGCGGGGCCCACGCTGCAGAAGATGACGGTGGTGAAGAAGTTCGACAACGCGCGCTTCTTCGAACTGTATGTGGACCTGCTCACGCGGCCGGTGCCGATCACGCTGCCGCCGGCCAGCTGACCGACACGCGCGGGACGGCGAGCCTAGAAAGCCGAGGCGACGCGCAGCACCTCGCTGCCGTAGGCCTCGAGCTTCTTGGTGCCGATGCCGCTGATGCCCTGCAGGTCTTCGAGCGAGGCGGGTGCGCGTTCGGCAATGGCCGCCAGCGTCGCGTCGTGAAAGATCACGTAGGCCGGCAGGTTGTGCTCGCGCGCCACTTCGGCGCGCCAGGCCTTGAGCGCCTCAAAGCGCTTCTTGCCGGTGTCGTCGAGCTTGGCGGCGGCCGGTGACGGCGCGCCCTTGGCCACCTTCTCGCGGCGCGGCTTGCGCTCCGCAGGCGACGAAATCGACTCGCGCAGCGTCACGTTCGCTTCGCCCTTGAGCACCGGGCGCGATCCTTCGGTGAGCTTCAGCGTGTTGAACGCCTCGGCATCGACGGCCAGCGCGCCCGTGGCAATGAG from Variovorax paradoxus includes these protein-coding regions:
- a CDS encoding S41 family peptidase — encoded protein: MVEEGGRRGLPIFLPPTTTPPARGGNDDTIVASSTVAGLCAAPRTGTNPETGTAYPDNAGTLTDEKRWVRGWIDETYLWYGEVPTTLKAADYATPVAYFSVLKSPALTASGRAKDRFHYVYDTERYRQLSEAGVAPGYGMEFAFVRNSRPRDLRIAFTEPGSPAANAGIARGAKVLEVDGVDVIAGTNTTVINRGISPTTIGESHTFKLQEGSTTRTVTLSAASITRTPVQNVKTIDTGSGRVGYLLFNDHITTSEAQLIDAVNQMKAGSGIQDLVLDIRYNGGGQLNIASRLATMVSSPTATSGKTFERLVFNDKNPFHLTPAQTIIPFHARSRSGAELPRLGLSQVTVLVGPDTCSASESVINSLRGVDVQVNLVGGATCGKPYGFSPQDNCGTSYFAIQFQGVNAKNFGDYGDGFVPSCTVADDFDHALGDPAEARLAAALAMRNGGACPASASTKTLPGLEKSEAAAEQPYLLQRTPLREIRLLDAAPAPG
- a CDS encoding nucleoside hydrolase, with translation MKIRIQRRKWMAAALLATVLSACGGGGDNNGGIGLAPGYGAAPPPAQKIIIDSDYNTMSDDGQLGVMAAQLQASGKVQVMGISVVSGNQWLKQGVADALMSVERLGVGDRIGVYAGANYAFNHDYATIEAEMAAGAGGDGYLGAWSGPEPKTDADLKPSPDGFATRTVLQRKSAVDFIVDTVKANPNEITILAIGPLTNIALAVKQNPEIVPLIKKIIYMGGAIDVAGNTTKFAEFNWWFDPEAAQFVVRLPIPQVVVPLDVTDTVFLTKPIYDRIAHPAKPTAVTEVFRQLNGYGFSGTNGFENNPSYTQNIWDTLTLAYLIDPSYATQTVERYVDVVAQPGAAENGRSIGYSAQPAGPTLQKMTVVKKFDNARFFELYVDLLTRPVPITLPPAS